From Rhizophagus irregularis chromosome 9, complete sequence, the proteins below share one genomic window:
- a CDS encoding uncharacterized protein (SECRETED:cutsite_IYG-QD; SECRETED:prob_0.5252); SECRETED:SignalP(1-25): MTFLNFHLNACLICLICLDCQSIYGQDCICQAKVVVWKRKKVKRDYIVDFYHKPLTQKGTINQKHSLDLEFVNWIFANISSKIDFSLIPNNVNICQKCITMKYRVKKNDIINKQFTPNKLISVKEDCITVKDQIVVNKDCIIVKENCFDLTVDSTALESTVLSTPSSLPNDIQFMSKISKPDLQEILSRNLPKEWGKIELGLICYQKSSNPKADHFNLKSNDSIVAFVAEWRKNKKIQLCSR; encoded by the exons ATGACTTTTTTGAACTTTCATTTGAACGCTTGTCTAATTTGCCTTATTTGCTTAGATTGTCAAAGCATATATGGTCAAGATTGTATTTGTCAAGCAAAAGTAGTTGTatggaaaaggaaaaaagttaaacgtgactatatagtagattTTTACCATAAACCTCTTACACAAAAAGGCACTATAAATCAAAAACATTCATTAGACTTAGAATTTGTTAATTGGATTTTTGCTAacatttcttcaaaaattgatttttcgtTAATTccaaataatgtaaatatttgtCAAAAGTGTATTACTATGAAATACCGTGTCAAAAAGAatg atataataaataagcaGTTTACtccaaataaattaatttctgtGAAAGAAGATTGTATTACTGTAAAAGACCAAATTGTTGTGAATAAAGATTGTATTATTGTGAAAGAAAATTGTTTTGATTTAACAGTTGATTCAACTGCTTTAGAAAGTACTGTGCTATCTACTCCATCAAGTTTACCAAATGATATACAATTTatgtcaaaaatatcaaaaccTGATTTAC AAGAGATTTTATCTCGTAATCTTCCAAAAGAATGGGGAAAAATAGAACTTGGTCTCATATGTTATCAAAAAAGTTCTAATCCTAAAGCAGAtcactttaatttaaaatcaaatgattctATTGTAGCATTTGTTGCAGAATGGAGAAAAAATAAGAAGATACAATTATGTAGTAGATAG